The following coding sequences lie in one Microbacterium sp. XT11 genomic window:
- the rplI gene encoding 50S ribosomal protein L9: protein MAKLILTNEVAGLGSAGDVVEVKNGYARNYLIPQGFATAWTRGGEKQVASIQAARQARAIHDRDEAVALKNTLEGTKVRLAVKAGAEGRLFGSVKTADVAAAVEAAGLGSIDKRKVHITSTIKQVGEHEATVRLHDDVTAVITLQVVAAK from the coding sequence ATGGCAAAGCTGATTCTCACGAACGAGGTCGCCGGGCTCGGAAGCGCCGGTGACGTGGTCGAGGTCAAGAACGGGTACGCCCGCAACTACCTCATCCCGCAGGGCTTCGCTACGGCGTGGACCCGCGGTGGCGAAAAGCAGGTCGCCTCGATCCAGGCTGCTCGCCAGGCTCGCGCGATCCACGACCGCGACGAGGCCGTGGCGCTGAAGAACACGCTCGAGGGCACCAAGGTGCGTCTCGCCGTCAAGGCGGGCGCCGAGGGTCGCCTCTTCGGCTCGGTCAAGACGGCCGACGTGGCCGCCGCCGTCGAGGCTGCCGGCCTCGGCTCGATCGACAAGCGCAAGGTGCACATCACCTCGACCATCAAGCAGGTCGGTGAGCACGAGGCCACGGTTCGTCTGCACGACGACGTGACCGCTGTCATCACGCTGCAGGTCGTCGCCGCCAAGTAA
- the rpsR gene encoding 30S ribosomal protein S18, whose product MAGKSSGDRRKPRKGAKNAAPAKSIRVGVIDYKDVATLRKFISERGKIRARRITGVSVQEQRLIAKAIKNAREMALLPYAGAGR is encoded by the coding sequence ATGGCTGGAAAGTCGAGCGGCGACCGCCGCAAGCCGCGGAAGGGCGCGAAGAACGCCGCTCCCGCGAAGTCCATCCGCGTTGGTGTCATCGACTACAAGGACGTCGCGACCCTCCGCAAGTTCATCTCGGAGCGCGGCAAGATCCGCGCCCGTCGTATCACCGGTGTGTCCGTGCAGGAGCAGCGTCTGATCGCCAAGGCGATCAAGAACGCTCGCGAGATGGCTCTCCTGCCCTACGCCGGCGCCGGCCGCTGA
- the erm gene encoding 23S ribosomal RNA methyltransferase Erm, whose protein sequence is MSRSLHGGRHELGQNFLTHAPTIRTIIRLVHATRGPILELGAGDGALTRHLAATGRPVTAIDIDEHRVRRLRTALPHVEVVHADALRHPVRTPTVVGNVPFHLTTPILRRLLNERRWEEAILVTQWEVARKRAGVGGHTLMTAQHAPWFTFGLHGRVPSWGFTPRPSVDGGILTITRRGSPLVPHAERRAYEGFVRAVFSGRGGRLDRIVQAAAHVDRATAAAAVARIGAAKALPRDLDARQWATLWHALRR, encoded by the coding sequence ATGTCTCGTTCTCTGCACGGCGGCCGGCACGAACTCGGCCAGAACTTCCTCACCCACGCCCCCACCATCCGCACCATCATCCGGCTCGTCCATGCGACGCGCGGCCCGATCCTCGAGCTCGGCGCCGGCGACGGCGCGCTGACGAGGCACCTGGCCGCGACCGGCCGCCCTGTGACCGCCATCGACATCGACGAGCATCGGGTGCGCCGGCTGCGCACGGCACTGCCGCACGTCGAGGTCGTGCACGCGGATGCTCTGCGGCATCCGGTGCGCACGCCGACGGTCGTCGGCAACGTGCCGTTCCACCTCACGACCCCGATTCTGCGCAGGCTCCTGAATGAGCGACGGTGGGAGGAGGCGATCCTCGTCACGCAGTGGGAGGTCGCCCGCAAGCGCGCGGGCGTCGGCGGGCACACTCTGATGACCGCGCAGCACGCGCCCTGGTTCACGTTCGGGCTGCACGGCAGGGTACCGAGCTGGGGGTTCACCCCGCGCCCGAGCGTCGACGGCGGCATCCTCACCATCACGCGCCGCGGCTCCCCGCTCGTGCCGCACGCCGAGCGGCGGGCGTACGAGGGGTTCGTCCGCGCGGTGTTCTCGGGGCGCGGCGGCCGGCTCGACCGCATCGTGCAGGCGGCCGCACACGTCGACAGGGCGACCGCGGCCGCGGCCGTCGCGCGGATCGGTGCCGCGAAGGCCCTGCCCCGCGACCTCGACGCACGCCAGTGGGCCACCCTGTGGCACGCCCTGCGGCGGTGA
- a CDS encoding GntR family transcriptional regulator yields MATSGSTPPRLEIPAAPPRPQVPPGHGRRDAGRLADEVFHDIASRIVHGDYPPGSRINDRALAIELGVSRTPVREAMLRLERIGLVAVHPSRFTMVTEITEEMARSTWEFSGLYAGNIVRLAFPHLSQEARAHALTLIEAAATTVDSPTEWLSAHIALFSFLAERSGNELYRTLLGDSWYLVLRNLIHVGIPDGATASFRALARAIIAEDREAAERAARRVFGVD; encoded by the coding sequence ATGGCCACTTCTGGTTCCACGCCCCCACGGCTCGAGATCCCTGCGGCGCCGCCGCGGCCGCAGGTGCCCCCGGGGCACGGACGCAGGGATGCCGGTCGCCTGGCGGACGAGGTGTTCCATGACATCGCGAGCCGGATCGTCCATGGTGACTATCCGCCCGGGTCGCGCATCAACGACCGGGCGCTGGCCATCGAGCTCGGGGTCTCACGCACGCCCGTGCGGGAGGCCATGCTGCGTCTCGAGCGCATCGGCCTGGTCGCCGTGCATCCCAGCCGATTCACGATGGTCACCGAGATCACCGAGGAGATGGCCCGGTCGACCTGGGAGTTCTCGGGTCTGTATGCGGGCAACATCGTGCGGCTGGCCTTCCCGCACCTGAGCCAGGAGGCGCGCGCGCACGCGCTGACGCTCATCGAGGCGGCGGCCACGACGGTCGATTCGCCGACGGAGTGGCTGTCGGCGCACATCGCCCTCTTCTCGTTTCTCGCCGAGCGCAGCGGCAACGAGCTGTATCGCACCCTGCTCGGCGACTCCTGGTATCTGGTGCTTCGCAACCTCATCCACGTGGGCATCCCGGACGGCGCGACCGCATCGTTCCGCGCGCTTGCGCGCGCGATCATCGCCGAGGACCGAGAAGCCGCCGAACGTGCGGCACGCAGAGTGTTCGGCGTCGACTAG
- the dnaB gene encoding replicative DNA helicase yields MSIADITDERLGGQRQPERTPPHDLLAEQSALGGMLLSKDAVADVIETLKGADFYIPKHELIFEAILSLYSHGEPTDVVAVTDELIKTGELSRAGGADYLHTLTSIVPTAANAGYYAGIVSERAILRRLVDAGTRIVQLGYEGQGDATDIVNNAQAEIYSVTGSETAEDYVPLTVAVDAAVEEIEAATGRDGTMTGIPTGFRELDELTNGLHGGQMIVVAARPAMGKSTLALDFARAASIGHNHPSIFFSLEMGKSEIAMRLLSAEGAIPLQSMRKGTLDPRDWTTVAATRGRINDAPLYIDDSPNMTLVEIRAKCRRLKQRAGLKMVIIDYLQLMTSGKRVESRQQEVSEFSRALKLLAKELQVPVIALSQLNRGPEQRQDKKPAISDLRESGSIEQDADMVILLHRDSVYDKDVRPGEADLIVAKHRNGPTATITVAFQGHYSRFADMAPGGDFN; encoded by the coding sequence GTGTCGATCGCGGACATCACCGACGAACGTCTGGGCGGGCAGCGTCAGCCGGAGCGCACGCCGCCCCACGACCTCCTCGCAGAGCAGAGCGCCCTTGGCGGCATGCTCCTCTCGAAAGACGCCGTCGCCGATGTGATCGAGACGCTCAAGGGCGCCGACTTCTACATCCCCAAGCACGAGCTGATCTTCGAAGCGATCCTCTCGCTGTACTCCCATGGAGAGCCCACCGACGTCGTCGCCGTCACCGACGAGCTGATCAAGACAGGCGAGCTCAGCCGCGCCGGCGGTGCCGACTACCTGCACACCCTGACCTCGATCGTGCCGACGGCGGCGAACGCCGGCTACTACGCCGGCATCGTGTCCGAGCGTGCGATCCTGCGGCGGCTCGTCGATGCGGGAACCCGCATCGTGCAGCTGGGCTATGAGGGTCAGGGCGATGCGACCGACATCGTCAACAACGCACAGGCCGAGATCTACTCGGTCACCGGTTCCGAGACGGCCGAAGACTACGTGCCGCTCACCGTCGCGGTCGACGCCGCCGTCGAGGAGATCGAAGCGGCGACCGGCCGCGACGGCACCATGACCGGCATCCCGACCGGGTTCCGCGAGCTCGACGAGCTGACCAACGGCCTCCACGGCGGTCAGATGATCGTCGTGGCCGCGCGACCCGCGATGGGTAAGTCGACGCTTGCGCTGGACTTCGCGCGTGCGGCATCCATCGGCCACAACCACCCGTCGATCTTCTTCTCGCTCGAGATGGGCAAGAGCGAGATCGCGATGCGCCTGCTCAGCGCCGAGGGGGCCATCCCGCTGCAGAGCATGCGCAAGGGAACGCTCGACCCGCGCGACTGGACGACCGTCGCCGCGACGCGCGGCCGCATCAACGACGCGCCGCTGTACATCGACGACAGCCCCAACATGACGCTCGTCGAGATCCGCGCGAAGTGCCGTCGCCTCAAGCAGCGGGCCGGGCTGAAGATGGTCATCATCGACTACCTCCAGCTCATGACGTCGGGCAAGCGCGTCGAATCGCGTCAGCAGGAGGTCTCGGAGTTCTCGCGTGCCCTCAAGCTGCTCGCGAAGGAGCTGCAGGTTCCGGTGATCGCGCTGTCGCAGCTGAACCGTGGTCCCGAGCAGCGGCAGGACAAGAAGCCCGCGATCAGCGACCTGCGTGAGTCCGGGTCGATCGAGCAGGATGCCGACATGGTCATCCTGCTGCATCGCGACTCGGTGTACGACAAGGACGTGCGCCCCGGCGAGGCCGACCTCATCGTCGCCAAGCACCGTAACGGCCCGACCGCCACGATCACCGTCGCGTTCCAGGGCCACTATTCGCGGTTCGCCGACATGGCGCCGGGCGGCGACTTCAACTAG
- a CDS encoding arsenic resistance protein, with protein MYAVVGWMERYQVPLYLGALALGAGIGLLFPAVAHPAELAINPMLGLLLYATFLGVPFAKIGQAFRDWRFLITVVAVNFVAVPIVVLLLSRIVAHDQALLIGVLFVLLTPCVDYVIAFTGIAGGAKDRLLAAAPLLMLAQVLFLPLYLWAFVGAEFATGVSLGPLIEAFLLLIVLPLAAAGVTQLTAAHARWGAGIRSVALGAMVPLMMLTLAVVVASQIADVGASIGSLLLAIPVYVLFAALMVPVGMIAGRAARLDGPSRRAIVFSGATRNSLVVLPLVLALPAAFDLAPLVVVTQTLVELTAMVIFVRLIPHLVREEAAVAA; from the coding sequence ATGTACGCAGTCGTGGGGTGGATGGAGCGATACCAGGTTCCGCTCTACCTCGGTGCTCTCGCGCTGGGAGCCGGGATCGGCCTGCTGTTCCCGGCGGTCGCGCATCCTGCGGAGCTGGCGATCAACCCGATGCTCGGGCTGCTGCTCTACGCGACGTTCCTCGGCGTCCCGTTTGCGAAGATCGGGCAGGCGTTCCGGGACTGGCGGTTCCTGATAACCGTCGTGGCCGTCAATTTCGTCGCCGTACCGATCGTGGTCTTGCTGCTGTCGCGGATCGTCGCGCATGACCAGGCGCTGCTGATCGGAGTGCTGTTCGTGCTGCTCACGCCGTGCGTGGACTACGTCATCGCGTTCACCGGCATCGCCGGCGGCGCAAAGGACCGCCTCCTCGCCGCAGCGCCCTTGCTGATGCTCGCGCAGGTGCTCTTCCTCCCGCTCTATCTCTGGGCGTTCGTCGGGGCCGAGTTCGCCACCGGCGTCAGCCTCGGACCGTTGATCGAAGCGTTCCTGCTGCTCATCGTCCTACCGCTGGCTGCTGCCGGGGTCACCCAGCTCACGGCCGCTCACGCCCGCTGGGGCGCCGGCATCCGGAGTGTCGCGCTGGGGGCGATGGTGCCACTGATGATGCTCACTCTGGCTGTCGTCGTCGCCTCCCAGATCGCCGACGTCGGGGCCAGCATCGGGTCGCTCCTCCTCGCGATCCCGGTGTATGTGCTGTTCGCCGCTCTCATGGTCCCGGTCGGCATGATCGCCGGCCGGGCTGCACGGCTCGACGGCCCCAGCAGACGAGCGATCGTATTCAGCGGCGCGACCCGGAACTCACTCGTCGTTCTCCCGCTCGTCCTCGCCCTTCCCGCCGCTTTCGACCTCGCCCCGCTCGTCGTCGTCACCCAGACCCTCGTCGAACTCACGGCCATGGTCATCTTCGTCCGCCTCATCCCGCACCTGGTCCGTGAGGAGGCGGCCGTCGCGGCATAG
- the rpsF gene encoding 30S ribosomal protein S6: protein MTHQYELMVILTPEIDERTVAPTLDKFLKVITNDGGSIDKVDIWGKRRLAYEIQKKTEGIYAVVNFTATSEATQELDRQLKLNESIMRTKVLRAEEAQAMVAAEAKRAEEKAARKPKAAKA from the coding sequence GTGACGCACCAGTACGAACTCATGGTCATTCTGACCCCCGAGATCGACGAGCGCACGGTCGCCCCCACGCTCGACAAGTTCCTGAAGGTCATCACTAACGATGGTGGCTCGATCGACAAGGTCGACATCTGGGGCAAGCGCCGTCTCGCGTACGAGATCCAGAAGAAGACCGAGGGCATCTACGCCGTCGTGAACTTCACCGCGACCAGCGAGGCCACGCAGGAGCTCGACCGTCAGCTCAAGCTGAACGAGTCGATCATGCGCACCAAGGTCCTGCGTGCCGAGGAGGCACAGGCCATGGTCGCCGCCGAAGCCAAGCGCGCCGAGGAGAAGGCCGCCCGCAAGCCCAAGGCTGCGAAGGCGTAA
- a CDS encoding ABC transporter permease — translation MIRYILHRLLSSLFVLFVLSVIVFSMVRIIPGDPLAAFADPANPDPEKLAALRTELGLDQPWITQYFVWLLGVVQGDFGRAITVPGEVSTLIATRLPLSLTLAVMATVFGTLIGIPAGVLAATRWRRLPDQVVRGLSFVLLATPPFVLGTVLILVNSLTLRLPLVGYSGAASDPLRAFGVLILPALLIGIVLAAIVARYTRGTLLDTLGQDFVRTARAKGATPGRLVVRHALRNALIPVTTVIGIELAALVGGTVVIEAVFSLPGMGSLLLTGIRSSDYPIIQATVLLIGAVYVVINVVVDLLYPLIDPRVRVHTR, via the coding sequence ATGATCCGGTACATCCTTCATCGGCTGCTGTCGTCGCTGTTCGTGCTCTTCGTGCTGTCGGTCATCGTGTTCTCGATGGTGCGGATCATCCCGGGAGACCCGCTCGCCGCCTTCGCGGACCCCGCCAACCCCGACCCCGAGAAGCTCGCCGCCCTTCGGACCGAGCTCGGCCTCGACCAGCCGTGGATCACCCAGTACTTCGTGTGGCTGCTCGGCGTGGTGCAGGGCGACTTCGGCCGCGCGATCACCGTGCCGGGCGAGGTCTCCACGCTGATCGCGACGCGGCTGCCGCTCAGTCTCACGCTCGCCGTCATGGCGACGGTGTTCGGCACACTCATCGGCATCCCGGCCGGCGTCCTCGCGGCGACCCGGTGGCGGCGTCTGCCCGACCAGGTCGTGCGAGGTCTGTCGTTCGTGCTGCTGGCGACACCGCCGTTCGTGCTCGGCACGGTGCTGATCCTCGTCAACTCGCTCACGCTGCGGCTGCCGCTGGTCGGCTATTCGGGCGCCGCATCCGATCCGCTGCGCGCATTCGGCGTGCTGATCCTGCCCGCCCTGCTCATCGGCATCGTGCTCGCCGCGATCGTCGCCCGGTACACCCGCGGCACCCTGCTCGACACGCTCGGGCAGGACTTCGTCCGCACCGCCAGGGCGAAGGGGGCGACCCCTGGGCGGCTCGTCGTCCGGCACGCGCTGCGCAACGCCCTCATCCCCGTCACGACGGTGATCGGCATCGAGCTGGCCGCGCTCGTCGGGGGAACCGTCGTCATCGAGGCGGTCTTCTCGCTGCCGGGCATGGGGTCGCTGCTGCTCACCGGCATCCGCTCGTCCGACTATCCCATCATCCAGGCGACCGTCCTGCTGATCGGCGCGGTCTACGTCGTGATCAACGTGGTCGTCGACCTGCTGTATCCGCTGATCGACCCCCGAGTGAGAGTGCACACGCGATGA
- the solA gene encoding N-methyl-L-tryptophan oxidase has product MESFEVAVVGMGALGSASAYHLARRGAKVVAFEQYELGHVRGASHDTSRIVRTSYGSSAYVRLAQSAYSDWADLERESGERLLTITGGVIFLPIDGPYAASDFTAALTECGVPHELLSPAEVQARWPQFRVPDGVETVYTADTGIAHAARTVATLQMRARAFGADIRDRTPVESLVPDGDGVIVHTANGDVRARKVVLTADAWTNELLDPLGATIPLDIMQEQVSYFRPVEPERYDRAEFPVWIWEDDRCFYGFPTYGEPTIKAARDVSENRMTPAERTFEPSAELTAELAGFMHELIPGSGSELRTVTCQYALTKDRRFVLSALPQHPDIIVGLAAGHGFKFTPALGRVLAELALDGESTDDLREFSAAASMAV; this is encoded by the coding sequence ATGGAGTCGTTCGAGGTCGCAGTCGTCGGCATGGGGGCGCTGGGCAGCGCCTCCGCGTACCACCTGGCCCGGCGAGGCGCGAAGGTCGTCGCGTTCGAGCAGTACGAGCTCGGCCACGTGCGCGGCGCCTCGCACGACACCTCGCGCATCGTCCGCACGTCGTACGGATCCAGTGCGTACGTGCGGCTCGCCCAGTCGGCCTACAGCGATTGGGCCGACCTCGAGCGCGAATCGGGCGAGCGCCTGCTCACCATCACCGGCGGCGTGATCTTCCTGCCGATCGACGGCCCCTACGCGGCATCCGACTTCACCGCCGCGCTCACGGAATGCGGTGTGCCCCACGAACTCCTCTCACCCGCCGAGGTGCAGGCCCGCTGGCCGCAGTTCCGCGTGCCCGACGGCGTCGAGACCGTCTACACGGCCGACACCGGCATCGCCCATGCCGCCCGCACCGTCGCGACGCTGCAGATGCGTGCGAGGGCGTTCGGCGCCGACATCCGCGATCGCACGCCTGTGGAGAGCCTCGTGCCCGACGGTGACGGCGTCATCGTGCACACCGCGAACGGCGACGTCCGCGCGCGCAAGGTGGTGCTCACTGCGGATGCCTGGACGAACGAGCTGCTCGATCCGCTCGGCGCCACGATCCCGCTCGACATCATGCAGGAGCAGGTCAGTTACTTCCGTCCCGTCGAGCCGGAGCGCTACGACCGCGCGGAGTTCCCGGTCTGGATCTGGGAGGACGACCGCTGCTTCTACGGCTTCCCCACGTACGGCGAGCCGACCATCAAGGCCGCGCGCGACGTGTCGGAGAACCGGATGACTCCGGCGGAGCGGACGTTCGAGCCTTCCGCGGAGCTCACCGCGGAGCTCGCCGGATTCATGCACGAGCTGATCCCGGGCTCGGGATCGGAGCTTCGCACCGTCACGTGCCAGTACGCGCTCACGAAGGATCGTCGCTTCGTGCTCAGCGCGCTGCCTCAGCACCCCGACATCATCGTGGGCCTCGCGGCCGGGCACGGCTTCAAGTTCACGCCCGCTCTCGGGCGCGTGCTCGCCGAGCTCGCCCTCGACGGCGAGTCGACCGACGATCTGCGCGAGTTCTCGGCCGCCGCGTCGATGGCGGTCTGA
- a CDS encoding single-stranded DNA-binding protein, translating to MAGETVITVVGNLTADPELRYTQNGLPVANFTIASTPRNFDRATNEWKDGEALFLRASVWREFAEHVAGSLTKGMRVIATGRLRQRSYQDREGNQRTAIELEVDEIGPSLRYATAQVTRAASNGGGFQGGGQSRPQQQVSEEPWSTPGSSTSADAWSTPGSFGDDTPF from the coding sequence ATGGCCGGCGAAACAGTCATCACCGTGGTGGGCAACCTCACGGCCGACCCCGAGCTGCGGTACACGCAGAACGGACTGCCGGTGGCGAACTTCACCATCGCGTCGACGCCTCGCAACTTCGACCGCGCCACCAATGAGTGGAAGGACGGCGAGGCGCTGTTCCTCCGCGCATCGGTGTGGCGCGAGTTCGCCGAGCACGTGGCGGGTTCTCTGACCAAGGGCATGCGGGTCATCGCGACCGGCCGCCTGCGTCAGCGCTCCTACCAGGACCGCGAGGGCAACCAGCGCACCGCGATCGAGCTGGAGGTCGACGAGATCGGCCCCTCGCTCCGCTACGCGACCGCGCAGGTCACCCGTGCGGCGTCGAACGGTGGCGGCTTCCAGGGCGGCGGTCAGTCCCGCCCGCAGCAGCAGGTGTCGGAGGAGCCGTGGTCCACGCCCGGCTCGTCCACGAGCGCGGATGCCTGGAGCACTCCGGGCAGCTTCGGCGACGACACCCCCTTCTGA
- a CDS encoding ABC transporter substrate-binding protein, whose translation MNRRHWAGAAALAVATLTIAGCSSGSGGGTGSGDAGEPVSGGTLTWGVPAEPSAGGIDPMVASAIAAEVIDSIAYDTLLTRDDDGTVQPALATEWEQPDELTWVFQLRDDVTFSDGSPFDAGDVVYSFETRKDGGSNATYLSSMESVEATGDHEVTFHFSQPDGTFLDAVSARQTFFIVSEEGYGTASEEERQTTSAGTGAYQVTEWKQGVSITMEKNENYWGEEPYLDKIVFELYPDENTLLAAVQQGSVQAASFIDGSLAQQAASSGFTLGDAAFRQNLAIYINPESGPLADVNVRRAFSLALDRQALVDTAMLGNAGVSFVPPAGDPGAPDAENLPYYTRDVDEAKRLLKEAGQPNPEITLSYMGDVAAAHHPVYEMMQQQLAEAGITLNLKATPLAEISPIFTTGESWTDLVAIPGSPRASAVFYLEPVLLEGGVYNHWDGNPDADKARELLTQAKAATSPEEYADLVDQLATETAEQVLEFVPAAVPVYFEVWDADKLHGYESDAFYSRSALDHAWLSQ comes from the coding sequence ATGAACAGACGACACTGGGCGGGGGCGGCGGCGCTCGCCGTCGCCACCCTGACGATCGCCGGATGCTCGTCCGGCAGCGGAGGCGGGACAGGTTCCGGCGACGCCGGTGAGCCGGTCTCCGGCGGAACCCTCACGTGGGGCGTCCCGGCGGAGCCGTCGGCCGGCGGCATCGACCCGATGGTCGCCTCGGCCATCGCCGCCGAGGTCATCGACTCGATCGCCTACGACACCCTCCTCACGCGCGACGACGACGGCACCGTGCAGCCCGCTCTGGCCACCGAGTGGGAACAGCCCGACGAGCTGACCTGGGTGTTCCAGCTGCGCGACGACGTGACGTTCTCGGACGGCTCGCCGTTCGATGCCGGAGACGTCGTGTACTCGTTCGAGACCCGCAAGGACGGCGGCTCGAACGCGACCTATCTCAGCAGCATGGAGAGCGTCGAGGCCACGGGCGACCACGAGGTCACGTTCCACTTCAGCCAGCCGGACGGCACGTTCCTCGACGCGGTGTCGGCGCGGCAGACCTTCTTCATCGTGAGCGAGGAGGGGTACGGCACCGCCAGCGAGGAGGAGCGCCAGACCACGAGTGCCGGCACCGGGGCCTACCAGGTGACGGAGTGGAAGCAGGGTGTCTCGATCACGATGGAGAAGAACGAGAACTACTGGGGCGAGGAGCCGTACCTCGACAAGATCGTGTTCGAGCTGTACCCCGACGAGAACACGCTTCTGGCCGCCGTGCAGCAGGGCAGCGTGCAGGCGGCGTCGTTCATCGACGGCAGCCTCGCCCAGCAGGCGGCGAGCTCCGGCTTCACCCTGGGCGACGCGGCCTTCCGTCAGAACCTGGCGATCTACATCAACCCCGAGTCCGGCCCCCTCGCCGACGTGAACGTGCGGCGGGCGTTCTCGCTCGCCCTCGACCGCCAGGCGCTGGTCGACACGGCGATGCTCGGCAACGCCGGAGTGTCGTTCGTGCCACCCGCCGGCGACCCTGGCGCGCCGGATGCCGAGAACCTGCCGTACTACACGCGCGACGTCGACGAGGCCAAGCGTCTGCTGAAGGAGGCGGGCCAGCCGAACCCGGAGATCACCCTCAGCTACATGGGCGACGTCGCCGCTGCGCACCACCCGGTGTACGAGATGATGCAGCAGCAGCTCGCTGAGGCGGGCATCACGCTGAACCTCAAGGCGACCCCTCTCGCCGAGATCTCGCCGATCTTCACCACGGGTGAATCGTGGACCGACCTCGTCGCCATCCCCGGCAGCCCTCGCGCCTCTGCGGTGTTCTATCTCGAGCCGGTGCTGCTCGAAGGCGGCGTGTACAACCACTGGGACGGGAACCCCGACGCCGACAAGGCGCGCGAGCTGCTGACGCAGGCCAAGGCCGCCACCTCGCCAGAGGAGTACGCCGACCTCGTCGACCAGCTCGCCACCGAGACGGCGGAGCAGGTGCTCGAGTTCGTGCCCGCCGCGGTGCCCGTGTACTTCGAGGTCTGGGACGCCGACAAGCTGCACGGCTACGAGAGCGACGCGTTCTACTCCCGGTCCGCCCTCGACCACGCCTGGCTCTCGCAGTGA
- a CDS encoding ABC transporter permease — MTVTRELALAEVVGTRARRRRLGPSFWSGAGILAVILIAAGWMSLWPPHDPFGASGPALLGPGIDHLLGTDNLGRDTFTRLALAARTSLLISGAAALLGAMVGTFFGLVAGYVGGWVDAVIMRVVDAVLALPAILVALVVGVVIGNGPWPLILALGLVYAPGFARVMRAPVIALRERDFVLAATLSGVRPARIVVEHLLPNVLTPLFVQFASVASQVVLIEAALSYLGQGVQAPEPSAGRMISEFTRFMQLQPLLIILPSLVIILLSAAWNLLADGLQDYLAPRREPAFSLGRRSPRRAPAHPDRTTTSTQHTRTEKRPS; from the coding sequence ATGACCGTCACACGCGAACTCGCCCTGGCCGAGGTCGTCGGCACCCGCGCACGACGGCGCCGGCTCGGCCCGTCGTTCTGGAGCGGCGCCGGCATCCTCGCCGTGATCCTGATCGCCGCGGGATGGATGTCGCTGTGGCCGCCGCACGACCCCTTCGGCGCATCCGGGCCCGCCCTTCTCGGTCCCGGTATCGACCACCTGCTCGGCACCGACAACCTGGGTCGCGACACGTTCACGCGCCTCGCGCTGGCGGCCCGCACCAGCCTGCTGATCTCGGGCGCCGCCGCGCTGCTCGGTGCCATGGTGGGCACGTTCTTCGGGCTCGTCGCGGGGTACGTCGGCGGATGGGTCGACGCCGTCATCATGCGCGTCGTCGACGCGGTGCTGGCCCTCCCCGCGATCCTCGTCGCGCTCGTCGTCGGCGTGGTGATCGGTAACGGTCCGTGGCCGCTGATCCTCGCCCTCGGCCTCGTCTACGCTCCCGGCTTCGCACGCGTCATGCGCGCGCCGGTCATCGCCCTGCGCGAGCGCGACTTCGTGCTCGCCGCGACGCTGAGCGGAGTGCGCCCCGCCCGGATCGTCGTGGAGCACCTGCTGCCGAACGTGCTGACGCCCCTCTTCGTGCAGTTCGCCTCCGTCGCGTCGCAGGTGGTGCTCATCGAGGCGGCGCTGAGCTACCTCGGGCAGGGCGTGCAGGCCCCGGAGCCGTCGGCGGGCCGCATGATCAGCGAGTTCACCCGGTTCATGCAGCTGCAGCCGCTGCTCATCATCCTCCCGTCGCTCGTGATCATCCTGCTGTCCGCCGCATGGAACCTGCTCGCCGACGGGCTGCAGGACTACCTCGCGCCGAGGCGCGAACCAGCCTTCTCGCTGGGGCGGCGCTCGCCCCGCCGCGCCCCGGCGCATCCGGACCGCACCACCACATCCACGCAGCACACCCGAACGGAGAAGAGGCCCTCATGA